In one Myxococcus xanthus genomic region, the following are encoded:
- a CDS encoding outer membrane lipoprotein-sorting protein, with product MSLKNMLSAAALAVALLSAPAALALEQAEQVKLLATIDDRQRNGGDYKAMVYLEQKEKGKADLVYELVVYRRDEDDKLMMLFTKPKTEAGKGYLRLDKNLWNYDPNVGRWERRTERERIAGTDSRRADFDESRLAEEYDPSYEGEAKLGKYTAHLMTLKVKPGVDVAYPVLKVWVDKASGNILKQEEYALSGRKMRTALYPRWKKMFSESKKDDVWIPEEMRIYDEIEKGNSTTILVKTVDLRPLEANLFTKAWLESKSR from the coding sequence ATGAGCCTCAAGAACATGCTGTCCGCCGCGGCGCTGGCCGTGGCGCTGCTGTCCGCCCCGGCCGCCCTGGCCCTGGAGCAGGCCGAGCAGGTGAAGCTCCTGGCCACCATCGACGACCGCCAGCGAAACGGCGGCGACTACAAGGCGATGGTGTACCTGGAGCAGAAGGAGAAGGGGAAGGCGGACCTCGTCTACGAGCTGGTCGTCTACCGCCGCGACGAGGACGACAAGCTGATGATGCTGTTCACCAAGCCCAAGACGGAGGCGGGCAAGGGCTATCTGCGCCTGGACAAGAACCTCTGGAACTACGACCCCAACGTGGGCCGCTGGGAGCGCCGCACCGAGCGCGAGCGCATCGCGGGTACCGACAGCCGCCGCGCGGACTTCGACGAGTCGCGGCTGGCCGAGGAGTATGACCCGTCCTACGAGGGCGAGGCGAAGCTGGGCAAGTACACGGCCCACTTGATGACGCTGAAGGTCAAGCCCGGCGTGGACGTGGCCTACCCCGTCCTCAAGGTCTGGGTGGACAAGGCCTCCGGCAACATCCTCAAGCAGGAGGAATACGCCCTGTCCGGCCGGAAGATGCGCACGGCGCTCTACCCCCGCTGGAAGAAGATGTTCAGCGAGTCCAAGAAGGACGACGTCTGGATTCCGGAGGAGATGCGCATCTACGACGAAATCGAGAAGGGGAACTCCACCACCATCCTCGTCAAGACAGTGGACCTGCGTCCGCTGGAAGCCAACCTCTTCACCAAGGCGTGGCTCGAGAGCAAGAGCCGATGA
- a CDS encoding ABC transporter permease, translating into MLQLFLIAFRNLGTHRRRTLLLGGAIASVTALLVILMGLSTGMKESMLRSATTLSTGHVNVAGFYKVTAGQAAPVVTGYPAILEQIRKDVPELDFAVQRGRGWLKVVSETSSIQVGVGGIDIQSEPGLRQVLQIRAGSLDGLAESGTVLLFEKQAKKLNVQVGESVTLAAQTLRGASNTVDARVVAIAADMGMLSDFGIFVPSDTLRSLYQFKSDTAGALLLYLKDIQHVPAVQARLRQTLTDAGHTVMDHDPRAFFMKFETVNREAWTGQRLDITNWEDEISFITWTLTALNSLTGVLIFVLMVIIGVGIMNTLWIAIRERTREIGTLRAIGMQRTRVLLMFVFEALLLGMLGTLAGASTGLVLCLAVNAMAVHVPEVVAVFIMSDTLNLAVHPSSILGAMAFITACTTAISLIPSFLAARLKPVTAMHHIG; encoded by the coding sequence ATGCTCCAGCTCTTCCTCATCGCATTCCGCAACCTCGGCACCCACCGCAGGCGCACCCTGCTGCTGGGCGGCGCCATCGCCAGCGTCACCGCGCTGCTCGTCATCCTCATGGGCCTGTCCACGGGCATGAAGGAGTCGATGCTCCGCTCCGCCACCACGCTGTCCACCGGCCACGTCAACGTGGCCGGGTTCTACAAGGTGACGGCGGGCCAGGCGGCGCCGGTCGTCACCGGCTATCCGGCCATCCTGGAGCAGATCCGCAAGGACGTGCCGGAGCTGGACTTCGCCGTCCAGCGCGGCCGGGGCTGGCTCAAGGTCGTCAGTGAGACGTCCTCCATTCAGGTGGGCGTGGGCGGCATCGACATCCAGTCCGAGCCCGGCCTCCGTCAGGTGCTGCAGATTCGCGCGGGCTCGCTGGACGGCCTGGCCGAGTCCGGCACGGTGCTGCTCTTCGAGAAGCAGGCGAAGAAGCTCAACGTCCAGGTGGGCGAGTCCGTAACGCTGGCCGCCCAGACGCTGCGAGGCGCCAGCAACACGGTGGACGCGCGCGTGGTGGCCATCGCGGCCGACATGGGCATGCTGAGCGACTTCGGCATCTTCGTGCCGTCGGACACGCTGCGCTCGCTGTACCAGTTCAAGAGCGACACCGCGGGCGCGCTGCTGCTCTACCTGAAGGACATCCAGCATGTGCCAGCGGTGCAGGCGCGGCTGCGCCAGACGCTGACGGACGCGGGCCACACGGTGATGGACCACGACCCGCGCGCGTTCTTCATGAAGTTCGAGACCGTCAACCGTGAGGCCTGGACGGGTCAGCGGCTGGACATCACGAACTGGGAGGACGAAATCTCCTTCATCACCTGGACGCTCACCGCGCTCAACAGCCTCACCGGTGTGCTCATCTTCGTGCTGATGGTCATCATCGGCGTGGGCATCATGAACACGCTGTGGATCGCCATCCGGGAGCGCACCCGGGAGATTGGCACCCTGCGCGCCATTGGCATGCAGCGCACCCGCGTGCTGCTGATGTTCGTGTTCGAGGCGCTCCTGCTGGGCATGCTGGGCACGCTGGCGGGCGCCAGCACCGGGTTGGTGCTGTGCCTGGCCGTCAATGCCATGGCCGTGCATGTCCCGGAGGTGGTGGCGGTCTTCATCATGTCGGACACCTTGAATCTGGCCGTGCACCCCTCGTCCATCCTGGGTGCCATGGCCTTCATCACCGCGTGCACCACCGCCATCTCGCTCATTCCCTCCTTCCTCGCCGCGCGGCTCAAGCCGGTGACGGCGATGCACCACATCGGGTGA
- a CDS encoding ABC transporter permease yields the protein MGQLRLLLQVAFRNLFSSKINLLIGGIIFFGTLLVVVGGALMDSMDSAMSRSIIGSVAGHIQVYSDDSKDPLALYGSMSGEPDLAALDDFSQLRPFLEKHPNVKTVVPLGTSGAIVTSGNTVDLTLSNLRALYKKRDEAGETPELRESIDSVKGHVRQMVDLMADQTAKSEQELGGAQKDPAEVEALARARTDAFWDAFEEAPYTALELLENRIAPQIPDGDMLELRYAGTDLDAFQRTFDRMEIVDGQPVPTGQRGMLLSKFFYEEFLKMKSALRLDHIKQERDLNQKAIATDPDLQRWVKENQTQTREIIFQLDPVKTRKMVERLQKLLGSQEPALDKLLTQFFTTDDANFDTRYAQFYSELAPLLELYRLRMGDVLTITAFTRTGYMQSVNVKVYGTYQFKGLEKSAMAGALSLMDLMSFRDLYGYLTADKKAELAEIQKQSGLEALSRDEAEEALFGEASDNELVAEATSSDVDDQAAFTGDQGALTRENLLQRVYTQQEIEQGVALSAAVMLKDPELLEQTMVELRQAAKDAGLKLRVVSWQEAAGIIGQFVLLGKLVLYFAVFIIFVVALVIINNAMMMATMQRVREVGTMRAIGAQRSFILGMVLVETLVLGLVFGSAGSLVGSGIMALLNSAGIPAGNEALYFFFSGPRLFPTLSASNLVAAFVIVLGVSAISTLYPAFLATRVSPLQAMQTDE from the coding sequence ATGGGACAACTCCGTTTGCTGCTGCAGGTAGCCTTCCGCAACCTGTTCTCCAGCAAGATCAACCTGCTCATCGGCGGCATCATCTTCTTCGGCACCCTGCTCGTGGTGGTGGGCGGAGCGCTGATGGACAGCATGGACAGCGCGATGAGCCGCAGCATCATCGGCAGCGTCGCGGGCCACATCCAGGTCTACTCGGATGACTCCAAGGACCCGCTGGCCCTCTACGGCAGCATGAGCGGCGAGCCGGACCTGGCCGCGCTGGACGACTTCAGCCAACTCCGGCCCTTCCTGGAGAAGCACCCCAACGTGAAGACGGTGGTGCCCCTGGGCACCAGCGGCGCCATCGTCACCTCCGGCAACACGGTGGACCTGACGCTGTCGAACCTGCGCGCGCTCTACAAGAAGCGCGACGAGGCCGGTGAGACGCCCGAGCTGCGGGAGAGCATCGACAGCGTCAAGGGGCACGTGCGGCAGATGGTCGACCTGATGGCCGACCAGACGGCCAAGAGCGAGCAGGAGCTGGGCGGCGCCCAGAAGGACCCCGCGGAGGTGGAAGCACTCGCCCGGGCGCGCACGGACGCGTTCTGGGACGCCTTCGAGGAGGCCCCGTACACCGCGCTGGAGCTGTTGGAGAACCGCATCGCCCCACAGATTCCGGACGGGGACATGCTGGAGCTGCGCTACGCCGGCACGGACCTGGACGCGTTCCAGCGCACCTTCGACCGCATGGAGATCGTGGACGGACAGCCGGTGCCCACCGGGCAGCGAGGCATGCTGCTGTCCAAGTTCTTCTACGAAGAGTTCCTCAAGATGAAGTCGGCGCTCCGGCTGGACCACATCAAGCAGGAGCGGGACCTCAACCAGAAGGCCATCGCCACCGACCCGGACCTGCAGCGCTGGGTGAAGGAGAACCAGACGCAGACGCGGGAAATCATCTTCCAGTTGGACCCCGTCAAGACGCGGAAGATGGTGGAGCGGCTGCAGAAGCTGCTGGGCAGCCAGGAGCCCGCGCTGGACAAGCTGCTGACGCAGTTCTTCACCACCGACGACGCCAACTTCGACACCCGCTACGCCCAGTTCTACTCGGAGCTGGCACCGCTGCTGGAGCTCTACCGGCTGCGCATGGGGGACGTGCTCACCATCACCGCCTTCACGCGCACCGGCTACATGCAGAGCGTCAACGTGAAGGTCTACGGCACCTACCAGTTCAAGGGCCTGGAGAAGTCCGCCATGGCCGGCGCGCTGAGCCTGATGGACCTGATGTCGTTCCGGGACCTGTACGGGTACCTCACCGCGGACAAGAAGGCGGAGCTGGCGGAAATCCAGAAGCAGAGCGGCCTGGAAGCCCTCAGCCGGGACGAGGCCGAGGAGGCCCTCTTCGGTGAGGCCAGCGACAACGAGTTGGTGGCCGAGGCCACGTCCAGCGACGTGGACGACCAGGCCGCCTTCACCGGAGACCAGGGGGCGCTCACGCGTGAGAACCTGCTCCAGCGCGTCTACACCCAGCAGGAAATCGAGCAAGGCGTGGCCCTGAGCGCGGCGGTGATGCTCAAGGACCCGGAGCTGCTGGAACAGACGATGGTGGAGCTGCGGCAGGCGGCGAAGGATGCGGGCCTGAAGCTGCGCGTGGTGTCCTGGCAGGAGGCGGCGGGCATCATCGGGCAGTTCGTGCTGCTCGGGAAGCTGGTGCTCTACTTCGCCGTCTTCATCATCTTCGTGGTGGCACTGGTCATCATCAACAACGCCATGATGATGGCCACCATGCAGCGCGTGCGCGAGGTGGGAACGATGCGGGCCATTGGCGCGCAGCGCTCCTTCATCCTGGGCATGGTGCTGGTGGAGACGCTGGTGCTGGGGCTCGTGTTCGGCTCGGCCGGCTCACTGGTGGGCAGCGGCATCATGGCCCTGCTCAACAGCGCTGGCATCCCCGCGGGCAACGAAGCGCTCTACTTCTTCTTCTCCGGCCCCCGGCTGTTCCCCACGCTGAGCGCCAGCAACCTGGTGGCGGCGTTCGTGATCGTCCTGGGCGTCTCCGCCATCTCCACCCTCTATCCCGCGTTCCTCGCGACCCGGGTCTCGCCCCTCCAGGCGATGCAGACGGACGAGTGA